In Coregonus clupeaformis isolate EN_2021a unplaced genomic scaffold, ASM2061545v1 scaf1683, whole genome shotgun sequence, a single genomic region encodes these proteins:
- the LOC123487385 gene encoding LOW QUALITY PROTEIN: 4-hydroxyphenylpyruvate dioxygenase-like protein (The sequence of the model RefSeq protein was modified relative to this genomic sequence to represent the inferred CDS: inserted 1 base in 1 codon), producing MAAHLSRLHHISLHVTNVDKIAYELVSKFKFNLFVARLTEKSKQLAFRKGAAVFVVNERPNLSPLQLNGETLSSKRGNSPSESEPGWTDNIQTGEKNDKDSTCLYDVHPHYSVDTASNVCFEVEDVERSFKSLRNLGCDFLVPPTEVCDEKGLVTYSVVKSIMGNVNHTLIDTSKYKGDFLPGFQEVENVTDNCTPLAKSTDSCPITHFDHITYACPRRCTPQVMRWYERHFGFQRFFIDRNEDVDEGYVLNQEGIGLRLTAMEYWKCSETGIKLPFTDKKEPDCKFVIAESLPEQGRNQVDTFLEQHRGPGIQHIGLYTQDIVSTAQTLGQAGVHFFSPPPAYYTEVGKQREMEDAGYDPXMLSQHGILLDTDLRQAQTDASCQTTDTQRKRYLLQVFTKPIFSEDTFFLELIERRGASGVREGNIRALWRSVQAYMDTERAEAEAQGENTTEPQNTTPEPKHRTQPQN from the exons ATGGCAGCCCACTTGAGCCGGTTGCATCACATTTCACTCCACGTTACAAACGTGGATAAAATAGCGTATGAACTTGTTTCTAAATTTAAGTTTAATTTATTTGTTGCGAGGCTGACGGAGAAGTCAAAACAGTTGGCTTTCAGGAAAGGAGCGGCAGTTTTCGTCGTCAATGAAAGACCAAACCTGTCCCCTCTTCAATTGAATGGAGAAACGCTATCGAGCAAGAGAGGGAATTCTCCTTCAGAATCGGAACCGGGATGGACTGACAACATTCAAACCGGGGAAAAGAACGATAAGGATTCGACATGTCTCTACGATGTCCACCCACACTATTCCGTTGATACCGCGTCTAACGTCTGTTTCGAAGTAGAGGATGTGGAGAGGTCATTCAAGTCCCTTCGCAACCTTGGCTGCGATTTCCTGGTGCCCCCTACAGAGGTGTGTGACGAGAAGGGGCTTGTCACCTACTCTGTCGTCAAGTCAATCATGGGAAATGTGAACCACACGCTCATTGACACGAGTAAATACAAGGGGGACTTCTTACCCGGCTTTCAGGAGGTTGAAAACGTGACGGACAATTGCACACCATTGGCTAAGAGTACAGACTCTTGTCCAATCACTCACTTTGATCACATCACCTACGCTTGCCCAAGACGGTGCACACCTCAAGTGATGAGGTGGTATGAGAGGCACTTTGGCTTTCAGAGGTTCTTCATTGACAG GAATGAGGATGTGGACGAGGGCTATGTTCTGAACCAGGAGGGCATTGGACTGCGTCTCACAGCCATGGAGTACTGGAAATGCAGTGAAACAGGAATCAAGCTTCCCTTCACAGATAAGAAAGAACCGGACTGCAAGTTTGTCATTGCAGAGTCGCTGCCTGAACAAG GCAGGAACCAGGTGGATACCTTCCTGGAGCAGCACAGAGGACCAGGGATCCAGCACATTGGCTTGTACACACAGGACATAGTGTCCACAGCACAGACCCTGGGTCAGGCGGGAGTCCACTTCTTCTCTCCGCCGCCTGCCTACTACACGGAG GTGGGTAAGCAGCGGGAGATGGAGGACGCAGGTTACGACC AGATGCTGTCTCAGCATGGCATCCTCCTGGACACAGACCTGCGCCAGGCCCAGACTGACGCCTCCTGTCAGACTACAGACACACAGAGGAAAAG ATACCTGCTCCAGGTGTTCACCAAGCCCATCTTCTCAGAGGACACCTTCTTCCTGGAGctaatagagaggagaggggcgtCGGGGGTTCGAGAGGGGAACATCCGAGCCCTGTGGAGGTCTGTCCAGGCATACATGGACACAGAGAGGGCAGAGGCCGAGGCACAAGGAGAGAACACAACTGAACCACAGAACACAACCCCAGAACCGAAGCACAGAACACAACCCCAGAACTGA